One Gemmatimonadaceae bacterium genomic window, CTCGCAGTCCACGAGCACCGCTTGACCTCGCTCGACTCGATGACGCCGTAAAACTTCCTGGACGCTAGTCGGCCGAACTTGTGCATCGAGGACGGCCACGCGCACGCGGTCCTCGTTGCGCGTTAGGCGCTCCAGCCACTCGTCCAACGCCCACTCCTGGAAGCCGAGTCCATCCCCGAATCGCGAGACGATCTCCTCGTTCGATGGCACTCCAATCGTGTCGAAGTAATAGCAGCCGACTCCCGACAGGCCGCGCCGCTCGAGATGCCTGACGAGGGTCGTCTTCCCCGCTCCGGACGCTCCGACAACGACGATCACGGCCGGCGCGCGTGGGGCGTGCACGCCCATTCAGGCAGTTTTCGCTCGGATCACGCGCAGACCGTAGACCGGCGCGACCCGACCATCGGCGGCCGCCTGGAAGCGCACCGTCACCTTGCTCTTTCCCTCGACGAGTGCCGGCGGAACGACGTACGTCTCGCTCCAGAAACTGGTCGCTGCTCGATTTGCTGCGTAGTGCGTGAGCGTCGAACCGTCGACCTCAATGTCGAAGTTTGCGAGCACCGGAAGCCCGAGGTCGTTGTGGTACGTCACGACGAGCGACTGCTCCGCGCCGGACTCCACCGGCACGTCGAAGGAGAACCAGCCGGGGCCTCCTCGTCCGCTCCGACCATTCGTGCGCGTCACCGTCCGATCCGCGGGCTCGCTGCGATAGCCGAATCTCTGTTCCGCCGCGGGATCGCCTGGCTGGACGAAGGCCACCGTCGCCTGCTCGAGACGACGCTCGTGCTCCGTCTCGGCGGCGCGTGCCGCGACGCGCGCGGCAAACTCCGACTCGGTGAGGATATCGTGGTAGATGCTGTACGTTCGTCCGTGCGTTCGATAGAAGGGCGCAAGCGCCCTGTCAATCGCCGCATCGTTAGGTTCGGCGATTGACCGACCGAGCTTCGCGATTCGAAAGTCGCCAACGTTCGTACCCGGCGTAACCCACTGATCCAGCGGTCGTCCACCGGTGACGAGCGCGCGCGGGGCCGGACGTGGTGTCTTGTCTCCACGCTCGCGTCGCGGTCCGAGATCGGCTGCCAGCACGAGCGGCCCCCACATGATCGCCGCCACCGACGAGTCGTCAGCTGTCGGTTCGAGTCGTAGCGATTTGGGAATCTTGAGGTCGATGGTGTCCCCTGCCTTCCAAGGGCGCTCGATCGTCACGTAGGAGCTGGGCGGCAGCTGTCCAGCGTCCAGCCCGAGGTCGCGCCCGCCCGCGCCGCCGGGCCGCAGACTCGCGAGCGTCGGCACGTCGACACGCTCCCCGTTGACGCGAATCACGAAGGCATCGCCAGCCCAGCCAGGACGACGCACCGCCAATGCGAACGGGCGCGCCGCGTGCCCCGTTAGGCGGATCGTCGTCTGATCACCGTCGGGGAAGGAGCTGTCCATGGCAACCTTCATCCCGTTCCGCAGTTCGGCCGTCGATGGCGCAAAGAGGTTCACCCACACGGTGTCGGGCGACTCGTAGTAGATCCCGTCGCCATGGAGGGCGTGATTCTCCATGCCCGTACCCATGCAACAGGTGAAGTCGTCGAACATTTCCTGATACTCCTGCTGTTCGGCGCGCCCGACGGGCACCATGTACGACATCCGCACGCCATCCGGGTCGAACGAAGCGAGCGCGTGGTTGAACAGCATGCGCTCGTGATAGTCGGCGTAGAATGCGTCCGGCCGCATCGCGAAGAGCTGGCGCGTGAGCTTGAGCATATTATAAACACAGCACGACTCGCAGGCTCGCCCATCGACGCGCCTGCTGAACTGGTCCGGATAACCGAAGTACTCGTCGAGCCCCTGACCACCCGTCGCGTACCTGTGGTGCTGCGCAACCCGATCCCAGAAGAACGAGGCAATCTCGAAATCTCTGGCGTCGCCGGCGTACTCGTAGCGCGCCGCCGCGCCGATGAGCTTGGGGATCTGGCAGTTGACGTGCTTGCCCGGAAGGTTGTCCTGATGACGGGCGAGCGCATCGGTGAACGCATGGTGCTCGAAGCGTCGCGAGAGCGCCAGCCAACGCTGATCGCCCGTATCCACGGCGAGATCGGCGAGCACTTCGTTCATCCCACCGTGCTCCGTGTTGAGCATGCGCGCAACCTGGGCGTCATCGAGCGGCGTGAGGACTCCGCGCGCCCACTCGGCGAATCGCGTCTCGACCTCGAGCGCCGTGTGATTGCCCGTGTGGCGATAGGCGTCGCGGAGTCCCGCGAACGTCTTGTGTAGCGTGTACCAGGGAGACCAGAGCCCGTTCAGGTCGAACGCGGCCGACTTGATCTCGCCATGCGAGAGCTTCGCGAAGGCTTCGCGTCCGCCCTCGAGCGCGCTCAGATAGCCATCGCGATTCTTTTTCTGCACCTCGGCCAGGTCGTGGACGAGATAGTCGGCGCGCTGCTTGAAGCGTGTGTCGCCGGTGGCGACGTACATCAAACTGACCGCCGAGAGATAGTGACCGGTGACGTGACCCGTGAGATTGCGCCCCGGGCCATCCCAGCCGCCATACGGCTTGGCTTTCGGCGTAAGGCCCGCATGGGTGCGGTAGAACGCCATCATTCGGTCGGGCTCGAGCTCGAGCAGGTACTTCATGTCGGCTTCCTGTGCACGCTTGAGCGGGCCACCGATGATTCTCACTTTGCTCAACGCCACGGGATGCGCGATGACGCGCTCGTTCGCCGGTGCCGGCGCCGCTCGAGGCGAGGCGCCCAACGCGGCGCGCGGATCCAGGGCCACGGCCGCCGCCGTTACAGCGGACGCTTGCAGGAAGCCACGTCGATCGGTATGTGTCATCGTCGCCTGCTCGATATGATCACGCGATATTGGCGCGCGATTTCGCCTTTGCGATGATCGCCGCCATCACGTCACGATATTTGGTGAACGTGTCGTCGACGACCTGCAACGTCGGAATCGCCGCTGGAGACAAGCCGAGCGTCTCCGTATTGAATCTGCTAAAGCCCCACTCATGTACGCCACTCGAGCCACGACCAGCTGCGGGCGCGCTGAGGTGCTGAAAGAAGCGCGAGTACTTGTGCCAGCGCACGCCATTGCCCGCATGGTACATCGGAATAAAGCCATGCAACGCGTCGTACGGCATTTCGCCGACGCAGGCGACCGACGGATACTTCGCTCTAAGATTCTCGACCAGGCGCCTCGTGCCCTCGTGCATGTCACCCGTCGTGCTATTGACGTGACCGCCGACGATGTCGAGAAAATAGGCATCGACGCCATACCGCTCGATCATCTCCGCGATGCGTCCCTCGAGATGATTCCGCCACGCATCGGCGCCAAGGTTCATGTAGGTGAGCCACGCGTCCTGATGCCGATCGTTGTTCCAGTCTACCCAATTGATGTTGTACTGATCGCCGTCGATTTTGTACGTCGCTCCACTGGCGATCGACGACCACACGGGCTGCTTCCGATTCGCAGCGTTCGTACCGAACATCGGCATCATCCTGAAGCCGAGCTTGCGGGCTTCCGAGATCAAGCGATGAAATCCCGTCTCTCCTCCCATGCGGGCGGGCACCGTGTAGTTCGGATAGTCCCAGTAATAGCGGCCGTCCCACGACGAGAGAAAAACAAGAACCCTCTCGGGTGCGATCTGCGTCGCCATCCACCGCAGGATCTCGAGCTGTCGCGCGTAATCGTTGAAGATGAAGCCGGTGTAGTGCATCCCGTGGAGCGTCGTGACGAGGGCCACTTGTCGGAGCCATGGCGGAACATCAGAACGCGTTTCCCACGCCGGCAATGCGAATGCCCGCTCGATCTGCTCCATGTGCACCGCGATCGCGCCGTCGAGCGACGTCGCTTGGCCGAGCCGCCATCCAGGTACTTCGACGCGTCGGTCGTCGCGCCACGCGTCGTGCTCGTAGACGGCTTCGACGCGAAAGGCGCGCTCCCCAGCCTGGAAATAGTAGCGTTTGGGCCGGACATGCGCGTCGAGCGCCGTTAGGTAGAGGAAGCGCTGATCGCCCGCCTGCACGACGGCGACGGGCGTAGACAGGCTCGTGTTCTCGAAGTTGTGAAGATCGCCGCCGCCGAAGGGATAGGCGCCGAGGATGTCTCCCTCTTTCGTGTCGACGAGCTGGCCGCCGCCGAGCGAGACGAGACCGCGGGGCACGTCGCGAATGACCGTGGTGACGGATTTGATTGGCCGCTCCATCTCGGCGCTGACATGCCACTCGATCGTTGTCCCCTTGCGAGTGAACGTCGCCGTCAATTTGCCGGGCGCGTGCTCCTGCCCGCCGGCCCAGACGAAGCCATCACACGTGAGCTGCAGAGCGTCTGCCGTGCCCGACGTACGCATACGCGAGCGGTCGAGGGCGTACGTGTTCTCGTCGCTGAAGACAAGAAAGCTGAATCTATGATCGCCGAAGACGACCGCGGGCTCCGGGAAGTCGAAGCTGAACTTCATCCACGTGCGGCCGCGCGCGGGAGTGAAGACGTCGCTCGTCGAGTAGAGCTCGACGATATCGCCGGGCGCGTGATGCGTCTCGACGGTGAGCGGTCGTGATGGCGTGGTACCGAGATCGAGGTCGATCGGTGCCATCGCGCCGACGCCAACGGCGCCGATAGCCTTGAGCCAATCACGGCGTGAGACGGACATGCCGCCACCATACGCCGCGTGGCATGTGAGCGCTAGGTGGGCGGCCATGAGCCTTCACGGCCCCCGCCTGTGACCAAGGTCTCGTGTTCGCTGAATGGACGTCGTACGTTAGATCATTCACCTCCTTCCTCGTTACGACATCATGCGCCTAACTGTTGTACTTGTAGCCCTCTCGCTGCCATTAGCGCTTTCTAATGTGTCGGCCCAGCGCGCCGCGCCCGTCGACGTCGTGATCGTCGGCGGACGCGTGCTCGACCCCGAGACCGGCCTCGACGCCATTCGCGCCGTCGGCATCAAGGCCGGGCGCATCGTGTCCGTCACCACGACCGTTCCCGCCGCGCGCGATACGGTCGATGCGAAAGGCCTCGTCGTCGCGCCCGGTTTCATCGACTTGCACTCTCACGGCCAGGATTCGATCAACTACAAGTTCATGGCGCACGACGGTGTAACAACGGCGCTCGAGCTGGAGCTCGGGACGTATCCCGTCGCGCCGTGGTACGCCGAGCGCGTCGGCAAGTCGCTCATCAACTTCGGAGTCTCCGCCAGCCATCCTGGAGCGCGGCGCGCGATGCTCGACCACGATTCGACGGCCGAAGGCGCGGACGTCATCGGCGCGACCGGCAACTTCGTGCATTCCCCGATCGAGCGCTCACGCCTCCCCGAGCTCGACCGCCGTCTCGATGGCGCCCTCAGCGAAGGCGCGTTAGGCATCGGCATGGGAATCAACTATACGCCGGCGGCGACGCGCGAGGAGATTCTCGGCGCGTTCGGAGTCGCCGCGCGTCACCACGCGCCGATCTTCGTCCACCTTCGCTCGGCGGGACTGATCGAGAACGCCGGCGGGATCGCGGGCGTCCAGGAGGTCATCGCCGACGCCGCGGCGACAGGCGCGCCGCTCCACGTCGTGCACGTCACGAGCATGGGCCTGAGCGCGACGCCCGCCCTGCTGCAACTCATCGATGGCGCCCGCGCGCGCGGGCTCGACGTCACGACGGAAGCGTATCCGTACACTGCCGGCGCGACGATGCTCCAGAGCGCGATCTTCGACCCCGGCTTCCAGGAGCGGATGGGGATCGACTACAGCAATATTCTCTGGCCCGCGACCGGCGAGCGCCTAACGGCCGAGACCTTCGCCAAGTATCGCCAGCAGGGCGGCCTCGCGGTGATCTTCATGATCCCAGACAGCGCCGCCGACCAGGCATATCGCGACCGCGACGTGATGGTCGCGAGCGACGGCGGTTTCCAGATTCAGAATGGCCAGCCGATCGGCCACCCGCGCAGCGCGGGCACGCACGCGCGCATCCTCGGCCGCTTCGTGCGTGAGCGAAATGTCATCTCGCTCATGGATGCGGTGCGGAAGATGACGCTGCTCCCTGCCAAGCGACTCGAGCACGTCGATCCGGAGATGAAGCACAAGGGCCGCCTGCAGGCCGGTGCAGACGCGGACATTGTCGTCTTCGATCCTGCAAGGGTGGTCGACCGCGCGACGTTCGAGAAGCCGGCGCAGTACTCGGACGGGATCATTGACGTACTGGTGAACGGGACGTTCGTCGTGCGCGGATCGAACCTCGTTCCAGGCGTCGCGCCGGGAAAACCGGCCAGGGGGCGTGTGGGCTCGTCACGCGTTGCCGGCGGCGGCGGACGCTAATTCCCGCGACGGCGCCCCGGCCGCTATTTCGGAAATGCTCAACAGTCATGAATAGCACGCGTGCTCCTCGTCACCGCCGAGAGCTCCCGTGCAGAATACATCAACACCATGAACACGGACACGGCCGGACAAAGCCGGACACGGCCGTGTCCGTGTCTCAGTCTTTTGTGGCTCGAGTGCGAACGAAGCCAGCCTCGCGGAGTACGGTTGCCGTGCGACGCAAGTCTCGGCTCCCATCGCCGATGTAATTACTCCGACCGAATCGCGATCAGCGGATCGATCCGCGTCGCCCGCCACGCAGGTACGAGACACGCCACGCCCGCGATGAGCATCAGGCTCGCGATCACGCCTGCGAGCACCAGCGGATCGCGCGGCGCCACGCCGAACAAGATCGACGACAGCACACCCGTCGTCGCCAGTGAAAGCAAGACTCCCGCGCCCGTCCCGATCCAGGCGAGCTTCATCCCCTGCCCAACGACGAGCCGGAGCACGCTCGTTAGGCGCGCGCCGAGCGCGACCCGCAACCCGATCTCGCGCGTGCGCTGCGCCACCGAATACGACACGACGCCATAGACGCCGATACTCGCCAGCACCAACGCCAGCACGCCGAAGACGGCCGAGAACGCGGACCCGAGCCGCGTGAACAGGAACGCCGGCCCGTTGCGGAGGTGATCCTCCATCGTGCGCACGTCGAAGACCGGTGCGGTCGCGTCCAGACCGGTGACGATCGCGCGCACCGGCGCGGCAAGCGACGTCGGCTGCTGCGTCGTGTGCACGAGCAGCGTCATGTCCGAGCGATACACCTGACCAAAGTGCTGGAAGACGTACGGCCGCGGCGTCTCACCCGGCAGGAGGTCCTGCATCCCTCGAACGACGCCGACGATCTCGACGATGGAACCGTTTGCGCTATCCAAATGAAGCCGCTTTCCCACGGCCGGCTCGCCCGGCCACAGCGTCTTCGCGAGCGCGTCGTTCACGATCACGACGCGCGGCGAATTCTCGTCGTCACGAGCGGCGAATGCGCGCCCGCTCAAGAACGGAATGCCCATCGCGGCGAAGTACTCGCTACTCACCACGTTGGTGAAATAACTGAATCCGTTCGCTGGCACGTTCACACTCGATGCGATCGGAAACACCGTGGCGACGTCGAGGTTGTACCCGAAGGGGACGAACTCCGCGATCCCGGCGGATCGCACGCCGGGGACCGCCGTCACTCGCCTAACGAGCTCGTCGTAGAACTGGCGGCCGCTCGTGTTGTCGTGCGTCTGCGGGCGAAGCGCCGTGGACATCATAAGTAAATGATCCGATCGGAATCCCAGGGTCATCCGGCTCGCATTGGCCGAGCTGCGCGCGAAGAGTCCAGCGGCGACGAGCACCACGACCGACACGGCGATCTGACCGACGACGAGCATCGACCGCAATCGCTGCTGCGCCCCGAGCGGCGAGTTCCCTCCACTCGACTTGAGCAGGTCGTTGAGATTGCGTCTGCGCGCGGCCGCCGCGGGCGCGATTCCCGTAATGAGAGCGGCCGCCAATGTCGCGACCCCGCTGAACAGAATTACTCGCCAATCGAGCTCGACGCCCCAGCGCATCGGGATGTCGGTCGCCAGGTGAATGGAGTTTAGTCCGCGCACCGCGGCGTACGCCACCCCAACCGCGCCAACTCCGCCGACGAACGCGAGCACGCAGCACTCGACCAGTATCTGGCGGACCAGCCGCCACTGACTCGCACCAATTGCAGCGCGAATCGCCAGCTCGCGACTCCTCACGACGACGCGTGCGAGCAGCAGACTCGCGACGTTTGCGCAGGCCACGAGCAAAACGAGAATCACCAACGTCATGAATACCGCCGCGAGTGCCGGCGTCAGGCTCGAGATCGCGATACTCGGCCGCGAATAACGCTCGGGCACGGCGACGACGGTTACGTTCTTGTTCGTCGCTGGATACGCACGCTCGAGGCGACGCGCGTCGAGACGCAACGCTTCGCTTGCGCGACTCAGCGAGACACCATGGCGTAGGAGGGCGAACACGCTCAAGCCGATCGATGCACGGTTGTCTAGATCGACGGTCGCGGGCCAGACCTGGTTGATGCAGACGACGCCGTCGATATCGACGAGTGGGCGAATTCCGTGAAATGCCGGCGGCATCACGCCGATAACCGTCACTGGATGCTCGTTGACGCGAACCACGCGGCCCACAACCGACGAGTCGCCGGCAAATCGCGCCTTCCACGCCTTGTACGTGAGCACGATCGTTGGATGCGACATGACGCCTTCGTCTTCACCGGCGAGGAAGGTTCGGCCGAGGTATGCCGGCAATCCGAGCACTCTGAAGTAGTTCGCCGTTGCCTCGTCGACCCACAGTCGCTCGGCGCCACGATCGGTGTTCAGCTCGATGATTCGCGTCGTGTAGATCGCGAGGTCGGCGAAGACCGCGGTGTCGGCGCGAAAGTCGCGAGCGTCCGCATATGAGAGATCGTGCGGCTGCGGGATGTCCTTGTCCGTTCGGCCGAGAACGACCAGCGCCGCGCCGTGGGCGCCGGGCAAGGGGCGAAACATGTATGTGTCGACGACGCTGTAGATCGCGCTCGTCACGCCGATGCCTAACGCGAATGTGAGACCGACGACGGCAACGAACCCCGGCGTCCGCGCCAGCGCGCGGCAGGCGACACGGACGTCTCGCGACAGGTCCGCCGCAAAACGCAGGCGCTGCGCGACGCTGGCATGATGCTCGTCCATCACGCGCAGGGTGACGCGCGTCCGTTCCACATCGCCGAATTCCCGGAGCGCCTGCGCCCGCGCCGCCGCTCGCTCCATTCCAAATCTGCTCAACTCCTCGGTGCGTGCGTCGATATGAAAGGCGAGTTCGTCATCCACGTCGGCAGCGACGTTCGGACGCCAGAATCGCAGATACCGATACCACTTCGCACTATCGGGCATGGCGCGCCTCACGACGGTTGGAGCGTGGCGTGAATGACTTTGGAGACCGCGGTCGAGTATTGATCCCAGACCGAGACCCGAACCTTGAGTTGCTGCCGGCCCTTCGTCGTGAGCCGATAGTACTTCGCGCGGCGCTTGTTCTCGGTGAGCGCCCAGTCGGCATCGATGAGATCGCGGTGCTCCATCCGGTGGAGTGCGGGATAGAGCGCGCTGTCGTCGATCTGCAGCACCTCGTCCGTTGTCGTGCGAATCCAGCGCGCGACGCCGAAGCCGTGCATCGGCCCCCATGACAGGGCCTTGAGGATCATGACGTCGAGGGT contains:
- a CDS encoding ABC transporter permease translates to MPDSAKWYRYLRFWRPNVAADVDDELAFHIDARTEELSRFGMERAAARAQALREFGDVERTRVTLRVMDEHHASVAQRLRFAADLSRDVRVACRALARTPGFVAVVGLTFALGIGVTSAIYSVVDTYMFRPLPGAHGAALVVLGRTDKDIPQPHDLSYADARDFRADTAVFADLAIYTTRIIELNTDRGAERLWVDEATANYFRVLGLPAYLGRTFLAGEDEGVMSHPTIVLTYKAWKARFAGDSSVVGRVVRVNEHPVTVIGVMPPAFHGIRPLVDIDGVVCINQVWPATVDLDNRASIGLSVFALLRHGVSLSRASEALRLDARRLERAYPATNKNVTVVAVPERYSRPSIAISSLTPALAAVFMTLVILVLLVACANVASLLLARVVVRSRELAIRAAIGASQWRLVRQILVECCVLAFVGGVGAVGVAYAAVRGLNSIHLATDIPMRWGVELDWRVILFSGVATLAAALITGIAPAAAARRRNLNDLLKSSGGNSPLGAQQRLRSMLVVGQIAVSVVVLVAAGLFARSSANASRMTLGFRSDHLLMMSTALRPQTHDNTSGRQFYDELVRRVTAVPGVRSAGIAEFVPFGYNLDVATVFPIASSVNVPANGFSYFTNVVSSEYFAAMGIPFLSGRAFAARDDENSPRVVIVNDALAKTLWPGEPAVGKRLHLDSANGSIVEIVGVVRGMQDLLPGETPRPYVFQHFGQVYRSDMTLLVHTTQQPTSLAAPVRAIVTGLDATAPVFDVRTMEDHLRNGPAFLFTRLGSAFSAVFGVLALVLASIGVYGVVSYSVAQRTREIGLRVALGARLTSVLRLVVGQGMKLAWIGTGAGVLLSLATTGVLSSILFGVAPRDPLVLAGVIASLMLIAGVACLVPAWRATRIDPLIAIRSE
- a CDS encoding glycoside hydrolase family 127 protein is translated as MTHTDRRGFLQASAVTAAAVALDPRAALGASPRAAPAPANERVIAHPVALSKVRIIGGPLKRAQEADMKYLLELEPDRMMAFYRTHAGLTPKAKPYGGWDGPGRNLTGHVTGHYLSAVSLMYVATGDTRFKQRADYLVHDLAEVQKKNRDGYLSALEGGREAFAKLSHGEIKSAAFDLNGLWSPWYTLHKTFAGLRDAYRHTGNHTALEVETRFAEWARGVLTPLDDAQVARMLNTEHGGMNEVLADLAVDTGDQRWLALSRRFEHHAFTDALARHQDNLPGKHVNCQIPKLIGAAARYEYAGDARDFEIASFFWDRVAQHHRYATGGQGLDEYFGYPDQFSRRVDGRACESCCVYNMLKLTRQLFAMRPDAFYADYHERMLFNHALASFDPDGVRMSYMVPVGRAEQQEYQEMFDDFTCCMGTGMENHALHGDGIYYESPDTVWVNLFAPSTAELRNGMKVAMDSSFPDGDQTTIRLTGHAARPFALAVRRPGWAGDAFVIRVNGERVDVPTLASLRPGGAGGRDLGLDAGQLPPSSYVTIERPWKAGDTIDLKIPKSLRLEPTADDSSVAAIMWGPLVLAADLGPRRERGDKTPRPAPRALVTGGRPLDQWVTPGTNVGDFRIAKLGRSIAEPNDAAIDRALAPFYRTHGRTYSIYHDILTESEFAARVAARAAETEHERRLEQATVAFVQPGDPAAEQRFGYRSEPADRTVTRTNGRSGRGGPGWFSFDVPVESGAEQSLVVTYHNDLGLPVLANFDIEVDGSTLTHYAANRAATSFWSETYVVPPALVEGKSKVTVRFQAAADGRVAPVYGLRVIRAKTA
- a CDS encoding AAA family ATPase; this translates as MGVHAPRAPAVIVVVGASGAGKTTLVRHLERRGLSGVGCYYFDTIGVPSNEEIVSRFGDGLGFQEWALDEWLERLTRNEDRVRVAVLDAQVRPTSVQEVLRRHRVERGQAVLVDCEYSTRNARLRDARGQPELATANMDAWAAYLRGQADALHIPIIDTTTTTIEDAVNALNELVANLLSD
- a CDS encoding amidohydrolase family protein; this encodes MRLTVVLVALSLPLALSNVSAQRAAPVDVVIVGGRVLDPETGLDAIRAVGIKAGRIVSVTTTVPAARDTVDAKGLVVAPGFIDLHSHGQDSINYKFMAHDGVTTALELELGTYPVAPWYAERVGKSLINFGVSASHPGARRAMLDHDSTAEGADVIGATGNFVHSPIERSRLPELDRRLDGALSEGALGIGMGINYTPAATREEILGAFGVAARHHAPIFVHLRSAGLIENAGGIAGVQEVIADAAATGAPLHVVHVTSMGLSATPALLQLIDGARARGLDVTTEAYPYTAGATMLQSAIFDPGFQERMGIDYSNILWPATGERLTAETFAKYRQQGGLAVIFMIPDSAADQAYRDRDVMVASDGGFQIQNGQPIGHPRSAGTHARILGRFVRERNVISLMDAVRKMTLLPAKRLEHVDPEMKHKGRLQAGADADIVVFDPARVVDRATFEKPAQYSDGIIDVLVNGTFVVRGSNLVPGVAPGKPARGRVGSSRVAGGGGR
- a CDS encoding PadR family transcriptional regulator; its protein translation is MSADLDLLKGTLDVMILKALSWGPMHGFGVARWIRTTTDEVLQIDDSALYPALHRMEHRDLIDADWALTENKRRAKYYRLTTKGRQQLKVRVSVWDQYSTAVSKVIHATLQPS